Proteins encoded in a region of the Paenibacillus pedocola genome:
- a CDS encoding DUF4227 family protein: MIISVPKTVRRLYFMTMLVALSCLFYYALNWIGAWISPVDHYEIPEGSAVRAFQDSPHPEEELNAGQRLRLYYWYGE, translated from the coding sequence ATGATTATCTCTGTGCCCAAAACGGTGCGCCGGTTGTATTTTATGACTATGCTGGTTGCCCTGAGCTGCCTTTTTTATTATGCGCTGAACTGGATCGGCGCCTGGATCAGTCCGGTAGATCATTATGAAATCCCGGAAGGCTCGGCTGTCCGGGCGTTTCAGGATTCCCCGCACCCCGAGGAAGAGCTGAATGCCGGGCAGCGCCTGCGGCTGTACTACTGGTACGGCGAGTGA
- the fur gene encoding ferric iron uptake transcriptional regulator yields MEARIDKIKQQLQSQGYKLTPQREATLRVLLENEEDHLSAEDVFMLVKEKAPEIGLATVYRTLELLSELHVVEKINFGDGVARYDLRTDTAKHHHHHLICVQCGSMDEIREDWLGPLEERLEKDYNFTVLDHRLDFHGICHRCNEKNAADGNAPE; encoded by the coding sequence GTGGAAGCCCGGATAGACAAGATAAAACAACAGCTACAATCCCAAGGATATAAGCTTACGCCCCAACGGGAAGCGACCTTAAGAGTGCTGCTGGAGAATGAAGAAGATCATCTAAGCGCTGAAGATGTGTTTATGCTTGTAAAAGAGAAGGCTCCCGAGATCGGTCTCGCCACCGTATATCGTACCCTGGAACTGCTCAGCGAACTTCATGTCGTGGAGAAGATTAATTTCGGAGACGGTGTTGCCCGCTATGATCTGCGGACGGATACAGCTAAACATCATCATCATCATTTGATCTGTGTGCAATGCGGCTCGATGGACGAGATTCGCGAGGACTGGCTGGGACCGCTGGAAGAGCGGCTTGAGAAAGATTATAATTTTACGGTGCTTGATCATAGACTTGATTTTCACGGGATTTGCCACCGTTGTAATGAGAAGAATGCTGCGGACGGCAACGCTCCCGAATAA
- the spoIIM gene encoding stage II sporulation protein M, with protein sequence MRSMRLMIKEQTPLYIFVAVLFLVGVVFGALIVSALTLDQQQELGDYLGNFFVTVDQQGLPAAPDSYWSIAALNLKWVGLIWILGLSVIGLPGILILDFLKGVLIGFTVGCLVSEYSWHGMLFALVSVAPHNLVLIPVLLVSSAAAIAFSLLMIRSRVLGQRRTPVTRPFAMYTLLSLGMAVLVLGISGFEAWVTPEMMRWVTPMLIGQSV encoded by the coding sequence ATGCGCAGTATGCGGCTGATGATCAAGGAACAGACGCCTCTTTATATTTTTGTTGCGGTATTATTTCTGGTTGGGGTCGTTTTTGGGGCACTTATTGTAAGTGCGCTGACACTTGATCAGCAGCAGGAGCTGGGTGATTACCTGGGTAATTTCTTTGTCACGGTGGATCAGCAGGGACTGCCCGCCGCTCCTGATTCCTACTGGAGCATTGCCGCGCTGAATCTGAAGTGGGTCGGCCTGATCTGGATTCTGGGCTTGTCGGTGATCGGACTGCCGGGGATTCTGATCCTTGATTTTCTCAAAGGGGTGCTGATCGGCTTTACGGTCGGCTGCCTGGTCAGCGAGTATTCTTGGCACGGGATGCTGTTCGCGCTTGTCTCTGTGGCTCCGCACAATCTGGTGCTGATTCCGGTACTGCTTGTCAGCAGTGCGGCGGCTATCGCCTTTTCCCTGCTGATGATCCGCAGCCGCGTGCTTGGCCAGCGGCGTACGCCGGTGACCAGACCTTTTGCCATGTATACGCTGCTCTCCCTCGGGATGGCCGTGCTCGTGCTGGGGATTTCCGGGTTCGAAGCCTGGGTGACACCGGAGATGATGAGATGGGTGACACCGATGCTGATAGGTCAGAGTGTGTGA
- a CDS encoding endonuclease Q family protein has protein sequence MALEPELRSFYCDLHVHIGRTSAGQAVKISGSRNLTFANIAIEAAERKGIELIGIIDSHSPGVLQDIRDSLESGEMTAAEGGGIAYRGTTLLLGSEIEIREPGRKECHVLAFLPDLAAMEDFSGWMSRYMRNINLSSQRLYASSRDLQDEICGRGGILIPAHIFTPHKGLYGCAAERMAELFDLERIAAVELGLSADSEMAGYISELDSYTFLTNSDAHSLGKIGREYNVIELTKPSFSELRLALERRGGRRVSANFGLNPRLGKYHRSYCAGCGSIIDEAYATSERCPYCGSLKLVQGVFDRILHIADREQPHVPAHRPPYHYQVPLEFIPGLGKAKMNALLAAFGTEMNILHRAGEAELAQIAGSQLAAQIVLARTGRLELTSGGGGTYGKVKSTER, from the coding sequence ATGGCACTAGAACCGGAACTGCGCAGCTTTTACTGCGATCTCCATGTTCATATCGGCCGGACCTCCGCCGGACAGGCAGTCAAAATCAGCGGAAGCCGGAATCTCACCTTTGCAAACATCGCCATAGAAGCGGCGGAACGCAAGGGGATAGAGCTGATCGGCATCATTGACAGCCATTCGCCGGGCGTGCTGCAGGATATCCGTGATTCTCTTGAGTCTGGTGAGATGACCGCGGCAGAAGGCGGGGGAATTGCTTACCGGGGAACGACACTCCTTCTGGGGAGCGAAATCGAAATCCGTGAGCCCGGCCGTAAGGAATGTCATGTACTGGCTTTCCTGCCGGACCTTGCTGCCATGGAGGATTTCAGCGGCTGGATGAGCCGGTATATGCGCAACATCAACCTCAGCTCGCAGCGGCTGTATGCCTCCTCCAGAGACCTGCAGGATGAAATCTGCGGACGGGGAGGAATACTGATTCCCGCGCACATTTTCACGCCGCATAAAGGGCTGTATGGCTGTGCGGCGGAGCGGATGGCGGAGCTGTTTGATCTGGAACGGATTGCGGCGGTTGAGCTTGGCCTCAGCGCGGATTCGGAAATGGCGGGATATATTTCCGAGCTGGACAGCTATACCTTCCTGACCAATTCCGACGCGCATTCTCTCGGCAAAATCGGCCGCGAGTACAATGTAATAGAACTTACGAAGCCTTCGTTCAGCGAGCTGCGCCTTGCGCTTGAGCGTCGTGGGGGCCGGAGGGTCAGTGCCAATTTCGGCCTGAATCCGCGGCTTGGCAAATATCACCGGAGCTACTGCGCCGGATGTGGCAGCATTATCGACGAGGCGTATGCCACCTCGGAACGCTGCCCTTATTGCGGCAGCCTTAAGCTGGTGCAAGGGGTGTTTGACCGGATATTGCATATCGCTGACCGTGAGCAGCCGCATGTTCCGGCACATCGTCCGCCTTATCACTACCAGGTTCCGCTCGAGTTTATCCCGGGCCTGGGCAAGGCCAAAATGAACGCGCTGCTGGCGGCTTTTGGCACGGAGATGAATATCCTGCACCGTGCCGGCGAGGCGGAGCTTGCTCAAATAGCGGGATCCCAATTAGCGGCACAGATCGTTCTGGCGCGTACGGGCCGGCTTGAGCTGACCTCCGGAGGCGGCGGGACTTACGGTAAAGTGAAGAGCACCGAGAGATAG
- a CDS encoding NUDIX hydrolase: MKKEELNRNPALDEETLSTQPIFEGKIITLQVDTVKLPDGNTATREVVKHPGAVAVLALNNNKMLVVEQYRQPMHRTEVEIPAGKLDKGEDPLAAAGRELQEETGFHSGELKLLKSFYTSPGFADEIIHLYVTDNAQPGDMALDEDEFLEVSELTLEEAYQYIADGRIADAKTMMAVYAWHLYTLTGQWH; encoded by the coding sequence ATGAAAAAAGAAGAATTGAACCGCAACCCGGCCTTAGACGAAGAGACATTGTCCACGCAGCCGATTTTTGAAGGCAAAATCATTACCCTTCAGGTAGATACCGTGAAGCTGCCGGACGGCAATACCGCTACCCGTGAGGTGGTGAAGCATCCTGGTGCTGTCGCGGTGCTGGCATTGAACAACAATAAAATGCTTGTGGTAGAGCAGTACCGCCAGCCGATGCACCGCACGGAGGTAGAGATTCCTGCAGGCAAGCTGGATAAAGGCGAGGACCCGCTGGCAGCCGCAGGACGTGAGCTGCAGGAGGAAACCGGCTTTCACAGCGGGGAGCTGAAGTTGCTGAAATCCTTCTATACCTCACCCGGCTTTGCGGATGAAATCATCCATCTGTATGTGACGGACAATGCCCAGCCGGGGGATATGGCGCTGGACGAGGATGAATTCTTAGAGGTCTCTGAGCTGACACTGGAGGAAGCGTATCAGTACATTGCGGACGGGCGGATTGCCGATGCCAAAACCATGATGGCAGTGTACGCATGGCATCTCTACACGCTGACAGGTCAATGGCACTAG